The Mercurialis annua linkage group LG2, ddMerAnnu1.2, whole genome shotgun sequence genome contains a region encoding:
- the LOC126668933 gene encoding F-box/LRR-repeat protein 25-like isoform X3, whose amino-acid sequence MKDLKEATVTEMNNNKKKAIRRLKCVGEDRISELPDAIIIHILSLLPSTKLCAKTSVLSKRWHNLWTYVPNLIFSQSHFPDILIDELEYQLDIIKRVVNKTLALHSSSKLNTFSIEISDIRPLYSSIESWLQLAVGRAVESLTLEFIHNGRSSTGYLLPQFLYSNSHIRILTTKLCEFVPDGRISWSALKELSIWRATLNDDVIQNILYGTPLLENLHLILCCGIKLLDLSLKPELKTLVINVSNYDSELKIVGPYVETLKISWTSDNFKCKLMNMSSLVKATLDFELIDHEDDPQESCLDMVDELVENVLPAEQLQLTNFCTQALSTLRMDVMESLSSNLRSLDVDCRGEEYLCGIERVLQCSHKLEKLVIYFDYV is encoded by the exons ATGAAAG ATTTGAAGGAAGCTACGGTTACGGAAATGAACAACAACAAGAAGAAAGCTATAAGGAGACTCAAATGTGTTGGAGAAGATCGTATTAGTGAGCTGCCTGATGCGATTATCATCCATATCCTCTCTCTTTTGCCATCAACCAAATTATGTGCTAAGACTTCAGTTTTGTCCAAAAGATGGCACAATCTTTGGACCTATGTGCCTAATCTCATTTTCTCTCAATCTCACTTCCCAGATATTTTGATTGATGAACTTGAGTATCAATTAGACATCATAAAAAGAGTGGTCAACAAAACACTAGCCCTTCACTCTTCTTCAAAGCTCAATACATTCTCCATCGAAATTTCAGATATACGCCCATTGTATTCTTCCATTGAGTCGTGGCTTCAACTAGCTGTGGGAAGGGCGGTTGAGTCACTTACATTAGAATTCATCCACAATGGCCGTAGCTCCACTGGTTATTTGTTGCCTCAATTCCTATACTCTAATTCCCATATCCGAATTTTAACTACTAAGCTTTGTGAATTTGTGCCTGATGGGAGAATTTCATGGTCAGCACTGAAAGAGTTGAGTATATGGCGAGCAACTTTGAATGATGATGTCattcaaaatattttgtatGGTACTCCACTTCTTGAAAACTTGCACTTGATCCTCTGCTGCGGAATCAAATTGCTTGACTTATCTTTAAAACCTGAGTTGAAAACGTTGGTCATAAACGTTAGTAATTATGACTCCGAGCTTAAAATTGTGGGTCCTTATGTTGAGACATTGAAAATTTCCTGGACTTCGGATAATTTCAAGTGCAAGTTGATGAATATGTCGTCTTTAGTCAAAGCTACCCTGGATTTTGAACTTATAGATCATGAAGATGATCCCCAAGAGAGCTGTCTGGATATGGTCGACGAACTCGTTGAGAATGTTCTTCCTGCTGAGCAACTACAACTAACGAATTTCTGTACTCAG GCTCTCTCAACATTGAGGATGGATGTTATGGAGTCTCTATCATCAAATTTGAGATCTTTAGATGTCGACTGTCGCGGTGAAGAGTACCTCTGTGGGATTGAACGCGTTCTTCAGTGCTCACATAAGCTGGAGAAGTTAGTTATATATTTCGACTACG TATGA
- the LOC126668933 gene encoding F-box protein At5g03100-like isoform X2, whose amino-acid sequence MNNNKKKAIRRLKCVGEDRISELPDAIIIHILSLLPSTKLCAKTSVLSKRWHNLWTYVPNLIFSQSHFPDILIDELEYQLDIIKRVVNKTLALHSSSKLNTFSIEISDIRPLYSSIESWLQLAVGRAVESLTLEFIHNGRSSTGYLLPQFLYSNSHIRILTTKLCEFVPDGRISWSALKELSIWRATLNDDVIQNILYGTPLLENLHLILCCGIKLLDLSLKPELKTLVINVSNYDSELKIVGPYVETLKISWTSDNFKCKLMNMSSLVKATLDFELIDHEDDPQESCLDMVDELVENVLPAEQLQLTNFCTQALSTLRMDVMESLSSNLRSLDVDCRGEEYLCGIERVLQCSHKLEKLVIYFDYGRSFKYDGYRKDYWTNAEIPSCLDSHLKTIEISGLIRTRVVVEFLQFLLKNSRVLDNMILRHFNHKYGLILAERLSSYPRSSQKAVFLAPK is encoded by the exons ATGAACAACAACAAGAAGAAAGCTATAAGGAGACTCAAATGTGTTGGAGAAGATCGTATTAGTGAGCTGCCTGATGCGATTATCATCCATATCCTCTCTCTTTTGCCATCAACCAAATTATGTGCTAAGACTTCAGTTTTGTCCAAAAGATGGCACAATCTTTGGACCTATGTGCCTAATCTCATTTTCTCTCAATCTCACTTCCCAGATATTTTGATTGATGAACTTGAGTATCAATTAGACATCATAAAAAGAGTGGTCAACAAAACACTAGCCCTTCACTCTTCTTCAAAGCTCAATACATTCTCCATCGAAATTTCAGATATACGCCCATTGTATTCTTCCATTGAGTCGTGGCTTCAACTAGCTGTGGGAAGGGCGGTTGAGTCACTTACATTAGAATTCATCCACAATGGCCGTAGCTCCACTGGTTATTTGTTGCCTCAATTCCTATACTCTAATTCCCATATCCGAATTTTAACTACTAAGCTTTGTGAATTTGTGCCTGATGGGAGAATTTCATGGTCAGCACTGAAAGAGTTGAGTATATGGCGAGCAACTTTGAATGATGATGTCattcaaaatattttgtatGGTACTCCACTTCTTGAAAACTTGCACTTGATCCTCTGCTGCGGAATCAAATTGCTTGACTTATCTTTAAAACCTGAGTTGAAAACGTTGGTCATAAACGTTAGTAATTATGACTCCGAGCTTAAAATTGTGGGTCCTTATGTTGAGACATTGAAAATTTCCTGGACTTCGGATAATTTCAAGTGCAAGTTGATGAATATGTCGTCTTTAGTCAAAGCTACCCTGGATTTTGAACTTATAGATCATGAAGATGATCCCCAAGAGAGCTGTCTGGATATGGTCGACGAACTCGTTGAGAATGTTCTTCCTGCTGAGCAACTACAACTAACGAATTTCTGTACTCAG GCTCTCTCAACATTGAGGATGGATGTTATGGAGTCTCTATCATCAAATTTGAGATCTTTAGATGTCGACTGTCGCGGTGAAGAGTACCTCTGTGGGATTGAACGCGTTCTTCAGTGCTCACATAAGCTGGAGAAGTTAGTTATATATTTCGACTACGGTAGGTCTTTTAAG TATGATGGATATAGAAAGGATTATTGGACAAATGCAGAGATACCGAGTTGTTTGGATTCCCATCTCAAGACCATCGAGATATCTGGCCTGATAAGAACTCGAGTTGTAGTCGAATTTCTCCAGTTCTTGCTCAAGAATTCAAGGGTATTGGACAATATGATTTTACGTCATTTTAACCATAAATATGGTTTGATATTGGCTGAGAGGCTGTCAAGCTATCCAAGGTCTTCGCAGAAAGCAGTGTTTCTAGCTCCTAAATGA
- the LOC126668933 gene encoding F-box protein At5g03100-like isoform X1 gives MKDLKEATVTEMNNNKKKAIRRLKCVGEDRISELPDAIIIHILSLLPSTKLCAKTSVLSKRWHNLWTYVPNLIFSQSHFPDILIDELEYQLDIIKRVVNKTLALHSSSKLNTFSIEISDIRPLYSSIESWLQLAVGRAVESLTLEFIHNGRSSTGYLLPQFLYSNSHIRILTTKLCEFVPDGRISWSALKELSIWRATLNDDVIQNILYGTPLLENLHLILCCGIKLLDLSLKPELKTLVINVSNYDSELKIVGPYVETLKISWTSDNFKCKLMNMSSLVKATLDFELIDHEDDPQESCLDMVDELVENVLPAEQLQLTNFCTQALSTLRMDVMESLSSNLRSLDVDCRGEEYLCGIERVLQCSHKLEKLVIYFDYGRSFKYDGYRKDYWTNAEIPSCLDSHLKTIEISGLIRTRVVVEFLQFLLKNSRVLDNMILRHFNHKYGLILAERLSSYPRSSQKAVFLAPK, from the exons ATGAAAG ATTTGAAGGAAGCTACGGTTACGGAAATGAACAACAACAAGAAGAAAGCTATAAGGAGACTCAAATGTGTTGGAGAAGATCGTATTAGTGAGCTGCCTGATGCGATTATCATCCATATCCTCTCTCTTTTGCCATCAACCAAATTATGTGCTAAGACTTCAGTTTTGTCCAAAAGATGGCACAATCTTTGGACCTATGTGCCTAATCTCATTTTCTCTCAATCTCACTTCCCAGATATTTTGATTGATGAACTTGAGTATCAATTAGACATCATAAAAAGAGTGGTCAACAAAACACTAGCCCTTCACTCTTCTTCAAAGCTCAATACATTCTCCATCGAAATTTCAGATATACGCCCATTGTATTCTTCCATTGAGTCGTGGCTTCAACTAGCTGTGGGAAGGGCGGTTGAGTCACTTACATTAGAATTCATCCACAATGGCCGTAGCTCCACTGGTTATTTGTTGCCTCAATTCCTATACTCTAATTCCCATATCCGAATTTTAACTACTAAGCTTTGTGAATTTGTGCCTGATGGGAGAATTTCATGGTCAGCACTGAAAGAGTTGAGTATATGGCGAGCAACTTTGAATGATGATGTCattcaaaatattttgtatGGTACTCCACTTCTTGAAAACTTGCACTTGATCCTCTGCTGCGGAATCAAATTGCTTGACTTATCTTTAAAACCTGAGTTGAAAACGTTGGTCATAAACGTTAGTAATTATGACTCCGAGCTTAAAATTGTGGGTCCTTATGTTGAGACATTGAAAATTTCCTGGACTTCGGATAATTTCAAGTGCAAGTTGATGAATATGTCGTCTTTAGTCAAAGCTACCCTGGATTTTGAACTTATAGATCATGAAGATGATCCCCAAGAGAGCTGTCTGGATATGGTCGACGAACTCGTTGAGAATGTTCTTCCTGCTGAGCAACTACAACTAACGAATTTCTGTACTCAG GCTCTCTCAACATTGAGGATGGATGTTATGGAGTCTCTATCATCAAATTTGAGATCTTTAGATGTCGACTGTCGCGGTGAAGAGTACCTCTGTGGGATTGAACGCGTTCTTCAGTGCTCACATAAGCTGGAGAAGTTAGTTATATATTTCGACTACGGTAGGTCTTTTAAG TATGATGGATATAGAAAGGATTATTGGACAAATGCAGAGATACCGAGTTGTTTGGATTCCCATCTCAAGACCATCGAGATATCTGGCCTGATAAGAACTCGAGTTGTAGTCGAATTTCTCCAGTTCTTGCTCAAGAATTCAAGGGTATTGGACAATATGATTTTACGTCATTTTAACCATAAATATGGTTTGATATTGGCTGAGAGGCTGTCAAGCTATCCAAGGTCTTCGCAGAAAGCAGTGTTTCTAGCTCCTAAATGA
- the LOC126668932 gene encoding putative F-box/LRR-repeat protein At3g18150 has product MNNKKKKANRRLKCVGEDRISELPDAIIIHILSLLASTKLCVKTCVLSKRWHHLWTFVPNIIFDEHDFPYILFDERRHHIMERVVNKTLALRSSSKLNNFSIQISDIQDMYPSFESWLQLAVERAVESLTLDFIHNGHSSTGYLLPQFLYSNSHIRILTTEVCEFVPDGRISWSALKELSIRQATLTDEVIQNILYGTPLLEDLELNFCHGIKLLDLSLKPKLKNLVVNVQVLHVNDSRYYHFELKIVGPYVETLKLSWSRDNFKCKLMNMSSLVKATLDIDFLDDDDYIEEWYPNMVKELVENVLPAEQLQLTNYCTQALSTLRMDVMASLSSNLRSLDVDCRGEEYLYGIECVLQCAHKLEKLVIFFDYGRSSKSKYDGYTKDYWTNAEIPSCLDSHLKTIEISGLIRTRVVVEFLQFLLKNSRVLDKMVLRHFNHKYGLILAERLSSYPRSSQKAVFLAPKSISKATLNFKELFL; this is encoded by the exons ATGAACAACAAGAAGAAGAAAGCTAATAGGAGACTCAAATGTGTAGGAGAAGATCGCATTAGTGAGTTGCCTGATGCCATTATCATCCATATCCTCTCTCTATTGGCATCGACCAAATTATGTGTAAAGACTTGTGTTTTGTCCAAAAGATGGCACCATCTTTGGACCTTTGTGCCTAACATCATTTTCGATGAACATGACTTCCCATATATTTTGTTTGATGAACGTCGGCATCACATCATGGAAAGAGTGGTCAACAAAACACTAGCCCTCCGCTCTTCTTCAAAGCTCAATAATTTCTCCATCCAAATTTCAGATATACAAGACATGTATCCGTCATTTGAGTCGTGGCTTCAATTAGCTGTGGAAAGGGCGGTTGAGTCCCTTACATTAGATTTCATCCACAATGGCCATAGCTCCACTGGTTATTTGTTGCCTCAATTCCTATACTCTAATTCACATATCCGAATTTTAACTACTGAGGTTTGTGAATTTGTGCCTGATGGGAGAATTTCATGGTCAGCCCTTAAAGAGTTGAGCATACGGCAAGCAACTTTGACTGATGAAGTCATTCAAAATATTTTGTACGGGACTCCACTTCTTGAGGACTTAGAGTTGAACTTCTGCCATGGAATCAAATTGCTCGACTTATCTTTAAAACCTAAGTTGAAAAACTTGGTCGTTAACGTTCAAGTACTTCATGTTAACGATAGTAGATATTATCATTTTGAGCTTAAAATTGTGGGTCCTTATGTCGAGACATTAAAACTTTCCTGGAGTCGGGATAATTTCAAGTGTAAGTTGATGAATATGTCTTCTTTAGTTAAAGCTACCCTGGATATTGATTTTTTAGATGATGACGATTACATTGAAGAGTGGTATCCCAATATGGTTAAGGAGCTCGTTGAGAATGTTCTTCCTGCTGAGCAACTACAACTAACGAATTACTGTACCCAG GCTCTCTCAACATTGAGGATGGATGTTATGGCGTCTCTGTCATCAAATTTGAGATCTTTAGATGTCGACTGTCGCGGTGAAGAGTACCTCTATGGGATTGAATGCGTTCTTCAGTGCGCACATAAGCTGGAGAAGTTAGTTATATTTTTTGACTATGGTCGGTCTTCTAAG TCAAAATATGATGGATATACGAAGGATTATTGGACAAATGCAGAGATACCGAGTTGTTTGGATTCCCATCTCAAGACCATCGAGATATCTGGCCTGATAAGAACCCGAGTTGTAGTCGAATTTCTCCAGTTCTTGCTCAAGAATTCAAGGGTACTGGACAAGATGGTTTTACGTCATTTTAACCATAAATACGGTTTGATATTGGCCGAGAGGCTGTCAAGCTATCCAAGGTCTTCGCAGAAAGCAGTGTTTCTAGCtcctaagagcatctccaaggCTACTCTTAATTTTAAAGagctttttctttaa